The Papio anubis isolate 15944 unplaced genomic scaffold, Panubis1.0 scaffold591, whole genome shotgun sequence genome window below encodes:
- the LOC100998252 gene encoding ribosomal protein 63, mitochondrial yields MFLTALLCRNRIPGRQWIGKHRRPRFVSLRAKQNMIRRLEIEAENHYWLSMPYMTREQERGHAAVRRREAFEALKAAATSKFPPHRFIADQLDHLNVTKKWS; encoded by the coding sequence ATGTTCCTGACTGCGCTCCTCTGCCGCAACCGCATTCCCGGCCGTCAGTGGATCGGGAAGCACCGGCGGCCGCGGTTCGTGTCGTTGCGCGCCAAGCAGAACATGATCCGCCGCCTGGAGATCGAGGCGGAGAACCACTACTGGCTGAGCATGCCCTACATGACCCGGGAGCAGGAGCGCGGCCACGCCGCGGTGCGCAGGAGGGAGGCCTTCGAGGCCTTAAAGGCGGCCGCCACCTCCAAGTTCCCCCCGCATAGATTCATTGCGGACCAGCTCGACCATCTCAATGTCACCAAGAAATGGTCCTAA